In Thermoanaerobaculia bacterium, a single window of DNA contains:
- the rseP gene encoding RIP metalloprotease RseP, translated as VPRAVSKFDLGFTGLGPALPPKIGRVLPRSPAQEAGLRPGDLVKSIDGEKVESLTDVTDAVARHAPGPETFLVSRGGQPVSLAVRPRQESGAWKIGVQLEPDVAEVIERYPPGEAIRQGWRSLRTDTQATLAVLAKLFQGKASVKQMSGPIAIGQFAGEAAREGIGPFIALMGMLSLQLGILNLLPVPMLDGGQLAVVVIEGALRRDFSLRVKERILQFGFVLLVLLMGIVIYNDILKVF; from the coding sequence TGGTTCCGCGCGCGGTCTCGAAATTCGACCTCGGCTTTACCGGTCTCGGGCCGGCGCTCCCGCCGAAGATCGGAAGGGTGCTCCCGCGCTCGCCCGCGCAGGAGGCCGGGCTTCGGCCGGGAGACCTCGTCAAGAGCATCGACGGGGAGAAGGTCGAGTCCCTGACGGACGTGACGGATGCCGTGGCGAGGCATGCGCCGGGACCGGAGACCTTCCTCGTGTCGCGCGGCGGCCAGCCGGTTTCGCTCGCGGTCCGGCCGCGCCAGGAAAGCGGCGCGTGGAAGATCGGCGTCCAGCTCGAGCCCGACGTGGCGGAAGTGATCGAGCGCTACCCTCCCGGAGAGGCGATCCGCCAGGGATGGCGGAGCCTGCGGACCGACACCCAGGCGACGCTCGCGGTCCTCGCGAAGCTCTTCCAGGGGAAGGCGTCGGTCAAGCAGATGTCGGGGCCGATCGCGATCGGACAGTTCGCGGGGGAGGCGGCGCGGGAGGGGATCGGGCCGTTCATCGCGTTGATGGGAATGCTTTCGCTCCAGCTCGGGATCCTGAATCTCCTGCCGGTGCCGATGCTCGACGGCGGTCAGCTCGCGGTCGTCGTCATCGAGGGAGCGCTCCGCCGCGATTTCTCGCTGCGCGTGAAAGAGCGGATCCTGCAGTTCGGCTTCGTGCTGCTGGTGTTGCTGATGGGCATCGTCATCTATAACGATATTTTGAAAGTCTTCTAG